The Garra rufa chromosome 8, GarRuf1.0, whole genome shotgun sequence genome has a segment encoding these proteins:
- the txndc9 gene encoding thioredoxin domain-containing protein 9, whose translation MASQSMEVVAKALEQQVLQSARLVEEQLDAELVKLECMDEDELERLKERRLEALKKAQKQKQEWISKGHGEYREIPSEKDFFAEVKESKNVVCHFYKDSTFRCKLLDKHLGILARKHLETKFIKLNVEKAPFLTERLRIKVIPTLALVKDGKTKDYVVGFTDLGNTDEFPTEMLEWRLGCSDIINYSGSLLEPPTIGQKSGSKITKVEKKTIRGKGYDSDSESDED comes from the exons ATGGCCAGTCAGTCCATGGAGGTTGTTGCGAAGGCTCTAGAGCAGCAGGTGCTGCAGTCAGCGCGGCTGGTGGAAGAGCAACTGGATGCCGAACTGGTGAAGCTAGAGTGCATGGATGAAGATGAGCTGGAGCGACTCAAGGAGAGAAGGCTTGAGGCACTCAAGAAAGCTCAGAAACAGAAGCAG GAGTGGATATCTAAAGGACATGGTGAATACAGAGAGATCCCAAGTGAGAAGGATTTCTTTGCTGAGGTGAAAGAAAGCAAAAATGTGGTCTGCCATTTCTACAAAGATTCTACCTTCAG ATGCAAACTTTTGGACAAGCATCTAGGTATTTTGGCAAGGAAACATCTGGAAACAAAGTTCATCAAACTAAATGTTGAGAAGGCTCCATTCCTAACGGAAAGGCTGAGAATTAAAGTCATTCCAACACTGGCTCTGGTGAAGGATGGGAAGACTAAGGATTATGTTGTGGGCTTCACCGATCTGGGCAACACGGATGAATTCCCTACTGAAATGCTGGAGTGGAGACTGGGCTGCTCAGATATCATTAACTACAG TGGGAGTCTTTTGGAGCCACCAACTATTGGACAGAAGTCAGGGTCAAAGATTACCAAGGTGGAGAAAAAGACCATCAGAGGCAAAGGTTATGACTCGGACTCTGAATCTGATGAGGACTAG
- the mrpl30 gene encoding large ribosomal subunit protein uL30m codes for MAGLYRALLTSASNVTKNLTQATPCRTKFTRSRIPAQVFEERAKEHDKYGGDPEQPHKLHIVTRVKSTMRRPYWEIKVVKSLGLMKGHEPRIHKNTPSVNNLLKIIKHLVRIEPLKLPYGLPAEEDMANTYLNSKGELVVKRLLKPVEQKAIKS; via the exons ATGGCAGGACTGTATCGAGCTCTTCTCACATCTGCCTCCAACGTCACAAAG AATCTGACACAAGCCACACCATGTCGCACTAAATTCACTAGGAGTCGCATCCCTGCACAG GTATTTGAGGAACGAGCAAAAGAACATGACAAGTATGGCGGTGATCCAGAACAGCCACATAAACTGCATATAGTAACACGAGTTAAAAGCACAATGAGACGACCCTATTGGGAAATAAAGGTTGTAAAGAGTTTGGGGCTTATGAAG GGACATGAACCCCGTATCCACAAGAACACCCCATCAGTGAACAATCTTCTGAAAATCATTAAGCATCTAGTTAG GATTGAACCTCTCAAGCTCCCCTATGGATTACCTGCTGAGGAGGACATGGCTAACACATATTTGAATAGCAAAGGGGAGCTGGTGGTGAAACGTCTCCTGAAACCAGTTGAGCAGAAAGCTATTAAGTCATAG
- the rev1 gene encoding DNA repair protein REV1, producing the protein MSRDGWRKKVSEEDGWGGRGGYMAAKISKLEEQFQKDAPREKQKEGTSSCIFSGVAIYVNGYTDPCADELRRLMMLHGGQFHLYYTRSKTTHIIASNLPNNKIQDLKGEKVVRPEWITDSIKAGHLLSHVQYQLYAKQKGLNFTSVCAQGKQNLTSSHDLSKLTPSHPQSDIIKPQPSHTQTLSKEVLKSTHTNHTATNLGTNTERTNHQLDVRLNGSCSIISEEDTERPRVNGIHDGDDYDDDDAFALLPRGSQDTLLTNGYVHPVNGALKPQDSFAEHPLHVVDTGSHQSHLPQAECRDSEEPSCSYAGSKANTHQRSLTSSASPAKQPGLHNMQKDLHQKPTSNLGTSAAPQKGGDQTKVRLNGSYHMTPNSSTLADSSNQPGRPGQGAEAGIISEFFSHSRLHHISTWRNEFSEYVNTLQSRRRAAGGVVFSGKEKLKKFKANCSSGSLMAAPQVRQSCVLHVDMDCFFVSVGIRHRPDLIGKPVAVTSNRGPGRVAQRPGANPQLEFQYYQRKQKQYRKEKTDDDLEMTPSPHGDEVPSNGVDLDLAALSMAEIASCSYEARQAGVRNGMFFGRAKQLCPDLQSVPYDFQAYKEVALSMYETLASYTHNIEALSCDEALVDATNLLVELGVTPDDLARAIREDIKEKTGCSASVGMGSNILLARMATRKAKPNGQYLLRSEEVDDFIRDQPVSSLPGVGRSMSSKLTSLGVSTCSDLQQLSISRLQREFGPRTGQTLFRFCRGLDDRPVRSEKERKSVSAEMNYNIRFTQVEEAESFLSNLSMEVQKRLEGAGLRGRRITLKVMMRKQGAPVEPAKYGGHGICDNFARSVLLAQSTDSGQLIAAEAIKLFHAMKLDAKDMRGVGLQVQQLEGSHADPSGQGPSRSRSIKDLLLTKQPAQSPKKDPLAQDDLPGPSSSRAFSSNLERVTPPSSPLPSTSSDPMPGTSKGGPYHPHTPNHVRTSLNISIEVPSPSQVDQSVLEALPVDIRKQVEQTWRQREEQPSTSFHLSTPPRTSSSPPPGPSLGTLVLQLPNQPGQPCTTGIILELPDFSQVDPDVFAALPRELQEELCSAYRNKANAQVYAQAQSSAVEQKNPFPQLKQPAVGKLKRRYKKKNASPAKKGPSPQKKLFPGNSPAKSSPSKTLPLPLKQPGLKTENVQCPSTDVPETLSKFNPRPVPTLAGAYEFSDIRTLLREWVTTISEPMEEDILQVVKYCTELVEYKDLEKLYLVIKYMKRLMQQSSESVWSMAFDFILDNVQVVVQQTYGSTLKIS; encoded by the exons ATGAGTCGAGATGGATGGAGAAAGAAAGTCAGCGAAGAAGATGGGTGGGGAGGACGG GGAGGTTACATGGCTGCAAAAATCTCTAAGCTTGAGGAGCAGTTTCAGAAGGACGCCCCGAGAGAGAAACAGAAAGAAGGAACGTCCTCCTGTATCTTCAGTGGTGTTGCTATCTACGTCAATGGATACACAG ATCCGTGTGCGGATGAGCTGCGCAGGCTGATGATGCTGCATGGTGGGCAGTTCCATCTCTATTACACTCGCTCCAAAACCACACATATTATTGCCTCCAACCTCCCCAACAACAAAATACAAGATCTCAAGGGAGAGAAAGTAGTGCGACCAGAGTGGATCACAGAcag TATAAAGGCAGGCCACCTACTTTCACACGTCCAGTATCAGCTCTATGCGAAGCAAAAAGGCTTGAACTTTACCAGTGTTTGTGCACAAGGAAAGCAGAATTTGACGTCCAGCCATGATCTATCCAAACTCACTCCAAGCCACCCCCAGTCAGACATCATTAAACCTCAGCCCAGCCACACTCAAACCCTCTCGAAAGAAGTTCTCAAATCCACTCACACTAACCACACAGCAACTAACTTGGGCACTAACACTGAGCGAACCAATCACCAGCTAGATGTCAGATT AAATGGTTCCTGTAGCATCATCTCTGAGGAGGATACAGAGAGGCCTAGAGTTAATGGGATTCATGATGGAgatgattatgatgatgatgacgcCTTTGCCCTTTTGCCAAGAGGCTCACAAGACACTTTGTTAACTAACGGTTATGTACACCCTGTGAATGGTGCCTTAAAGCCTCAGGACTCTTTTGCAGAACATCCTCTACATGTTGTTGACACAGGGTCCCATCAGTCTCACCTCCCACAGGCTGAATGCAGGGATAGTGAAGAGCCCAGCTGCTCTTATGCTGGGTCAAAAGCAAATACCCATCAGAGGTCCTTAACATCCTCTGCCAGTCCTGCAAAGCAGCCTGGTCTTCACAATATGCAAAAGGACCTCCATCAAAAACCAACATCTAATCTAGGAACGTCAGCTGCTCCTCAGAAGGGAGGAGATCAGACAAAAGTTAGACTCAATGGGAGCTATCACATGACCCCTAACTCCTCCACTCTTGCAGACTCTAGCAATCAGCCAGGAAGGCCAGGCCAGGGAGCAGAGGCTGGAATCATATCTGAGTTCTTTTCTCACTCAAGGCTACATCATATTTCTACGTGGCGGAATGAGTTCTCAGAGTACGTCAACACCCTTCAGAGCAGGAGGCGAGCAGCAGGAGGAGTGGTTTTCTCTGGAAAAGAGAAACTGAAAAAGTTCAAAGCTAATTGCAGTTCAG GTTCCTTAATGGCTGCTCCTCAGGTGCGTCAGTCCTGCGTTCTTCATGTGGACATGGACTGCTTCTTTGTGTCTGTAGGGATCAGACATAGACCAGATCtcattg GTAAACCGGTTGCAGTGACAAGTAACCGCGGTCCAGGCCGTGTTGCACAGCGACCTGGTGCAAATCCTCAGCTTGAGTTTCAGTACTACCAGAGGAAACAGAAACAGTATAGGAAAG AGAAAACAGATGATGATCTTGAGATGACCCCATCTCCACATGGTGATGAAGTTCCCAGTAATGGAGTGGATCTGGACCTGGCTGCCCTCTCTATGGCTGAGATTGCATCTTGCAGTTACGAGGCCAG GCAGGCTGGTGTGCGAAATGGCATGTTCTTTGGCCGGGCTAAGCAACTCTGTCCTGATCTGCAGTCTGTTCCATATGACTTCCAGGCATATAAAGAAGTGGCACTGTCCATGTATGAGACCCTGGCCAG CTACACTCATAACATTGAGGCATTAAGTTGTGATGAGGCGCTGGTAGATGCCACAAATCTTCTGGTTGAGCTGGGGGTTACACCTGATGATCTGGCACGAGCCATCCGTGAAGACATAAAGGAGAAGACTGGTTGCTCTGCTTCAGTTGGAATGG GTTCCAACATCCTTCTTGCTCGAATGGCAACCCGTAAGGCAAAACCAAACGGGCAGTACCTACTCAGATCTGAGGAGGTGGATGATTTTATCAGGGATCAACCTGTCTCTAGCTTGCCAG GTGTTGGCCGCTCAATGAGCTCCAAGCTGACCTCCCTGGGTGTAAGTACTTGCAGTGACCTGCAGCAGTTGTCCATTTCTCGACTGCAGAGGGAGTTTGGGCCAAGGACAGGACAGACACTTTTTCGCTTTTGCAGAGGACTGGATGACAGGCCTGTGCGCAGTGAGAAGGAGAGGAAGTCTGTGTCTGCAGAGATGAACTACAACATTCGGTTCACACAG GTTGAAGAAGCGGAGTCTTTCCTTTCAAACCTGTCTATGGAGGTGCAGAAGAGGTTGGAGGGGGCGGGGCTTCGAGGTCGCCGGATTACACTGAAGGTCATGATGCGAAAACAAGGGGCTCCAGTAGAACCAGCCAAATATGGTGGCCATGGGATATGTGACAACTTTGCCAG GTCTGTTTTACTCGCTCAGTCCACAGACAGTGGTCAGCTGATTGCAGCAGAGGCCATTAAGCTATTCCATGCCATGAAGTTGGATGCAAAGGACATGAGGGGAGTGGGACTGCAGGTGCAGCAGTTGGAGGGATCACATGCAGACCCATCAGGACAAGGACCCTCTCGTAGTCGCTCGATCAAAGACCTGCTGCTGACCAAACAGCCTGCCCAGAGCCCCAAGAAAGACCCTCTAGCACAAG ATGATTTGCCCGGCCCTTCTTCATCTAGAGCTTTCTCCTCCAATCTGGAGAGAGTTACCCCTCCGTCATCACCACTGCCGTCCACCAGCTCAGATCCAATGCCTGGAACGAGTAAAGGAGGACCTTACCACCCACACACCCCCAACCATGTCAGGACATCCCTAAACATCAGCATTGAGGTGCCGTCTCCCTCTCAG GTGGACCAGTCTGTTTTAGAGGCTTTACCTGTAGACATAAGGAAACAGGTGGAGCAAACCTGGAGACAAAGAGAGGAGCAGCCCAGCACCTCGTTTCATCTCTCAACCCCACCTCGAACCTCCTCTTCTCCACCTCCAGGTCCTTCGCTTGGCACCCTTGTTCTGCAGCTCCCAAACCAGCCGGGTCAACCATGCACAACGGGCATTATACTAGAGCTCCCTGACTTCTCCCAG GTTGACCCAGATGTGTTTGCAGCTCTTCCCAGAGAGCTTCAGGAAGAGCTGTGCTCTGCTTATAGAAACAAGGCAAATGCTCAAGTCTACGCTCAAGCTCAAAGCAGCGCTG TTGAACAAAAAAACCCATTTCCTCAACTAAAGCAGCCTGCAGTGGGGAAATTAAAGCGCCGCTACAAAAAGAAAAATGCTAGTCCTGCCAAAAAGGGTCCAAGTCcacaaaaaaaactatttcctgGAAACAGCCCTGCCAAATCCAGCCCCTCCAAAACACTTCCTCTGCCACTCAAACAGCCAGGCCTCAAA ACTGAAAATGTACAATGCCCGAGCACAGATGTCCCAGAGACGCTGTCCAAATTTAATCCCCGCCCAGTCCCAACCCTAGCTGGAGCTTATGAATTCAGTGACATCAGAACTCTGCTTCGTGAATGGGTCACCACCATCTCAG AACCAATGGAAGAGGACATTCTCCAGGTGGTGAAGTACTGCACAGAACTTGTGGAGTATAAAGACCTGGAGAAACTCTACCTTGTCATCAAATACATGAAGAG ACTTATGCAGCAGTCGTCAGAGTCGGTATGGAGCATGGCCTTTGACTTCATCCTTGACAATGTGCAGGTAGTGGTACAACAAACCTATGGTAGCACTCTAAAGATCTCATAG
- the LOC141340528 gene encoding glutamine amidotransferase-like class 1 domain-containing protein 3, mitochondrial, which yields MGKRVAVVLAGCGVFDGSEIHEASAVLVHLSRQQATVKIFAPNTDQMHVVDHLKGSPTEEKRNVLVESARLARGEIQDLSELSVKDLDAIVFPGGFGAAKNLCSWAVQGKDCSVNEQVKTVLEAFHAEKKPIGLCCISPVLAAKVFPGCEVTVGHDKDDRYPDVPDTAEAISQLGCKHICKHVNEAHVDEKNKIVTTCAFMCKAPLHEIFDGIGVMVQEVLKLA from the exons ATGGGAAAACGTGTAGCTGTAGTGTTGGCAGGCTGCGGTGTGTTTGATGGAAGTGAAATCCACGAGGCGTCTGCGGTTCTGGTTCATTTGAGCCGTCAGCAAGCTACT GTTAAGATATTTGCACCCAACACTGATCAGATGCATGTTGTAGATCACTTGAAAGGCTCTCCAACTGAAGAGAAGAGAAATGTGCTTGTGGAGAGTGCAAGACTTGCCCGAGGGGAAATCCAAGACCTCTCTGAGCTCAGTGTAAAGGATCTGGATGCCATCGTCTTCCCTG GTGGCTTTGGAGCAGCCAAGAACCTGTGTAGCTGGGCTGTCCAGGGTAAAGACTGCTCGGTCAATGAGCAGGTTAAAACAGTGCTGGAGGCCTTCCATGCTGAGAAGAAACCCATTGGCTTGTGCTGCATCTCACCTGTGCTGGCAGCTAAGGTTTTCCCTGGCTGTGAAGTGACTGTTGGCCATGACAAGGATGATAG GTATCCAGATGTTCCAGACACTGCGGAAGCTATTTCTCAGCTTGGTTGCAAGCACATCTGCAAGCATGTGAATGAGGCTCATGTCGATGAGAAAAATAAGATCGTCACCACCTGTGCCTTCATGTGCAAAGCACCACTACATGAAATATTTGATGGAATTGGAGTGATGGTACAGGAGGTCCTGAAACTTGCCTAA